In Balaenoptera acutorostrata chromosome 19, mBalAcu1.1, whole genome shotgun sequence, the following proteins share a genomic window:
- the PNMA8C gene encoding LOW QUALITY PROTEIN: paraneoplastic antigen-like protein 8C (The sequence of the model RefSeq protein was modified relative to this genomic sequence to represent the inferred CDS: deleted 1 base in 1 codon; substituted 1 base at 1 genomic stop codon) produces MLFGVKDIALLEHGCKALEVDSYKSLMILGIPENCNHEEFEEIIQASLKPLGKFEVAGKAFVEERSKAAIIRLAEDINYAVILREIKGKGGTWRVIYMPQKRGIEFLTKLNLFLQSQGRTAEDVAQVLRXELCPTVTGPRELPARNCYEPGPGEKQGPGATAAVDRVPPLDSTKESKEGDGKKGKRKHKKNRRRHHASDKKL; encoded by the exons ATGCTTTTCGGCGTCAAGGACATTGCATTGTTGGAGCATGGGTGC AAGGCTCTTGAGGTGGACAGTTACAAGTCTCTGATGATCCTGGGTATCCCGGAAAACTGCAACCATGAGGAATTCGAAGAGATCATACAGGCCTCCCTAAAACCTCTGGGTAAGTTCGAAGTGGCTGGGAAGGCCTTTGTGGAAGAGAGATCCAAGGCCGCCATCATTAGGCTGGCAGAGGACATCAATTATGCCGTGATCCTCAGGGAGATCAAGGGCAAGGGCGGCACGTGGAGAGTGATCTACATGCCCCAGAAGCGGGGTATTGAATTCCTGACCAAGCTGAACCTCTTCCTGCAGAGCCAGGGCAGGACGGCGGAAGATGTGGCTCAGGTCCTAAGGTAGGAACTGTGCCCGACAGTGACGGGCCCCAGAGAGCTTCCTGCCAGAAACTGCTATGAGCCCGGGCCAGGGGAGAAACAGGGGCCTGGGGCCACTGCTGCGGTGGACAGGGTGCCACCTCTGGACTCCACGAAGGAgagcaaggagggagatggcaagAAAGGCAAGCGGAAGCACAAGAAAAACCGTCGTCGACACCATGCATCTGACAAGAAGCTGTGA